The nucleotide sequence AGGCGCTTGGCCACAAATCGGCGAGGCTCCCGACAAAATGCGCCGGGCGCTGTCCGGCGAAAGAGACTGGCTAAAGAGACCGGCTAAAGATCCGGTTAAAGCGCAGCGCCCCCGCAAATCCGGGGGCGCAACACATATGCTCAGAACTTTTTGTGCCCTAACTGGTTGTCAGGGCGCCGGGCTAGGAATTGGCCTTTTGGTAGGCTTCCTGGATTTCCGCCTGAATGCGGCCGCGCGCGTTTACGGTGTAACCGTGGTCCCGCGCCCACTGGCGTATCTGGGCAGAGTCCTGGCTGCGTCCACCCTGTGCTTTGACACGGGCAGGACGGCCGCCTGATGTTTTGCGGCCGGCTGAAACAAAGCGTTCCAGTGATGACCGCAGTTCTGAAGCATTGGCAGCGGACAGGTCAATTTCATAACCGACGCCATCCAGGCCGAAGCGAACGGTTTCGTCCGCGGATCCCCCATCCAGATCGTCCACGAGGACGATATTAACTTTCTGTGCCATCAAAAATCTCTCTTTTGGAAAGGACGTGTAATCAGAAAAGCAGGATGTTTCCACCTAAAGTATCTCCCCCAATAAGGCAACGCGTCAAAACGCGCAATGGTTCCTTGGGGATAACCGGGGGCTTTAAAAAGTCACCTGCTATTTGTCTGATTCGGCCGGAGGCTCGGGGGAATCGTCTCCGGCTGCCCTCTGCGCATCAGCCTCAGCCTGGGCATCGGCTTCCGCCTGCGCGCGGGCTTCGGCCTGGCGTTCTGCCTTGTCCGCGTTAAAGATCGACTTCATGGCAAACCAAAAGAGCAGGCCAACCACCACCGAGGGAAGCAGTACGGCGATGTAGTCCATGATCAGTGGCCTTCGGGCTTGAGCAGCGGGAAGAGAATGGTTTCGCGGATGCCTGCGCCGGTAAAGAGCATGACCAGGCGGTCGATGCCCAGGCCGATGCCGCCCATGGGAGGTGCACCGTATTCCAGGGCGCGGAGGAAGTCCTCATCCAGCTGCATGGCCTCGGCATCGCCGGCGGCGGCGTGCATGGACTGCTCGGTGAGGCGTTCGCGCTGGATGACCGGGTCAATGAGCTCGGAGAAGGCCGTGCCGCGCTCCATGCCGCCGATGATCAGGTCCCAGGCCTCGATCAGGCGGCCGTCCTCGCGGTGCGGGCGGGCCAGCGGCTGGGCAGACGGCGGGTAGTCGTAGACAAAAGTGGGGTTCAGCAGGGTGGGCTCGACGATTTCGCCGAACAGCTCCACGGCCAGCTTCTCTGCATCCCATTTCGGATCGACCTTGACCTCGTGCTTCTCGGCCACGGCGCGCAGTTCCTCGAGCGGGGTGTCGGGGGTGATCTCCTGGCCCACCGCTTCGGAAAGTCCCGGGTAAACAGCCACCCAGGCCCAGTCGCCGTCGAGGTTGATCTCTCCGGCTTCAGTCTGCAGTACCCGTCCCGCGCCCACAGCATCCGCGGCGTCCAGGATGATCTCCTTGATGCGCTCGGCCATGACGAACTGGTCCGCCCAGGCCTCGTAGCACTCAAGCGTGGTGAATTCGGGGCTGTGGGTGGAGTCCACGCCCTCGTTGCGGAACACCCTGCCCATGTCGTAGACGCGGTCGATGCCGCCGACCACTGCGCGCTTGAGGTACAGCTCGGTGGCGATGCGCAGGGTCATCTTCTGGTCGAACGCGTTCATGTGTGTTTCGAACGGACGCGCCAGCGCGCCGCCGTGGACCAGCTGCAGGATGGGCGTTTCCACCTCAACGTAGCTGTGGCGGAAGAGGGTCTCGCGGATGGAGCGGGTGATGGCGGCGCGGGTGTACACCATCTCGCGGGCCTCATCGCGGACCATCAGGTCCACGTAACGCTGGCGCACGCGGGTTTCCTCGTTGAGCTCGGCGTGCAGCACCGGCAGCGGGCGCAGTGCCTTGGACGCCATGGACCAGGAGTCGGCCATGACGGAGAGTTCACCGCGGCGGGACGAGATGACTTCGCCCTGGATGAAGACGTGGTCGCCCAGGTCAACCAGGGCCTTCCAGTCGGCGAGGGCCTCCTCGCCCACGTTCGCCAGGCTGAGCATGGCCTGCAGCCGTGTGCCCTTGCCGTCCGTGCCGCCTTCCTGCAGCGTGGCGAAGCACAGCTTGCCGGTGTTGCGGACAAACACGACACGCCCGGTGACGCCCACGACGTCGCCGGTGGTCTCGTCGGCCTGCAGGTGCGCGTACTTTTCACGGATCTCGCTGAGTGAGTGCGTGCGCTCAACACCCACCGGGTACGCTTCCTGCCCGCGTTCGATCAGCTTGGCGCGCTTGTCCATGCGGATGCGCATCTGTTCGCTGGCGTCGAGCGGTTCCGGGGCGTTCTTCGGGGCGGGGGTGTTTTGGGAAGTCACAGTCACCAAGTTTACCGGGACTTCCCGCCTCGGCGTTCGGCACCCCGGCGCCCTGGAGTTTTCGTCCGGTTCTCCGCCAGGGGCGGGGCATAGACTCAGGTGGTGGAGACTTGGACAGTTGAGACGGACGACGACGGCGGCCGGCTTGAGGTGCACTCCTTCCGGCCCGCCACACTCACCACAGTCAACGGCGGTACCGCCGACGGCACCACAGCCCAGGGCGACCCGCCCCCGGCGGCGGCTCCCGGCGTCGTACTTATCCACGGAACGCTGGTGACCGACCAGCTGTACCGCCCGTTCGCCCGCAACCTGAGCTTCCTCCTGAGCCGGCCCGTCCACTGCTACAACCGGCGCGGCCGCGGCCGTTCCGCGGAGCAGCCGGACGACTATTCCGTGCAGACCGAGATCCGGGACCTGGCCGCCGTGATGAAGGAGACGGGGTCCGAGGACGTGGTGGCGCACAGCTACGGCGGCTTCGTGGCGCTCCAGGCGGCACGCGAGATGCCGCTGCGCCGGCTGGTCACGTACGACGCCGCGGTGTCCCTCTCCGGCAACCTGCACCACCGCTGGCGGCCGGAACTGGAGCAGGCCGTGACGGACGGGCAGCTCAACCATGCCTGGGCACACCTGGTCCAGGGCCTGGCGACGGCCGGCCCGCTCTCCTACCTGCCCCTCGGCGCCCTGCGGATGCTGAGCATCATGTCCGCCCGGACCAACGTCGGCTCCGAAATGCGGGAACTGCTGCCAACGGCCGTGAAGGAGATGCGGGCGGTGCTCGATGCCGATGCCGAGCTCGCGGATTTCGTGGAACTGGCCACCCCCACGCTGATGCTCAGTGGCGGCTGGAGCCCGGGATATTTTTCCGATACCGGCAGGCAGCTGGCCTCGGCGGTGCCGGCGATCGATTTCGCCGTGGTTCCGGGACAGCTGCACGAAGGGCCGATCCGGCCGGGGAAGCGCCTGGCCATCCGGATCGCCCGCTTTCTGAACGGGACGGACGGGACCATCACTCCGTGGAGCCGGAAGCGCCGGCGCCGCTAGGTCAACACGTCTGGTGGCAGGTGCAGTCCGGCTGTCAGCACACGCCGGCCTCCGATAGGCTCGGAACATGACTCGCGAGATCATCAGCACCCCCGACGGCGGCAAGCTTGAGCTGTTCAGCACGGGCGAAGCGCTGGCCTCGGCCGGATCCGGCGTCGTGGTCGTCATCTCTTCCATGGTCACGGCTTCCGATTACACGAGGTTCGCGCAGCGGCTCAGTGCCGAACTCGGCCGGCCGGTCCACACCTTCAACCGCCGAGGACGGGGCGCCTCCTCGGAACAGCAGGGCGACTACACCCTGGACGTCGACATCCGCGACCTCGACACCGTCATGAAGCACACGGACAGCACGGATGTGTTCGGGCACAGCTTCGGCGGGGCCGTGGCCCTTCACGCTGCGCGGACGCTGCCTGTGGAACGGCTTGCGGTCTACGATCCTGCAGTGTCCGTGAACCACAGCGTCACAGCCGACTGGACCGTCGAGTACGAGCGTGCCACGGCTGCCGGAGACGATGACCGCGCCCTCGCCGTCCTGCAGCGCGGGCTCGAGGCCGCGGGCCCGTTCTCGTCCCGCATGCCCCTGTCCATGCTGACCCTGGCCAACCGGCTCACGGCAGGTACGTCCATGGGCAAGCAGCAGCGGGAAATGATGCGCACCGGCGTCCGTGAAATCAAGGCCATCGTCGCGGCGGACATGCCGGCCGAGCCGTTCCTCCAGCTGCCGCTGGAAACCCTGATCATCGTCGGCGAGAAGAGCCCGGCCTACTTCGGCGTGGCCTGCGGGCAGATCCACGACGTCCTCTCCG is from Arthrobacter sp. QXT-31 and encodes:
- a CDS encoding histone-like nucleoid-structuring protein Lsr2 produces the protein MAQKVNIVLVDDLDGGSADETVRFGLDGVGYEIDLSAANASELRSSLERFVSAGRKTSGGRPARVKAQGGRSQDSAQIRQWARDHGYTVNARGRIQAEIQEAYQKANS
- a CDS encoding alpha/beta fold hydrolase — its product is MTREIISTPDGGKLELFSTGEALASAGSGVVVVISSMVTASDYTRFAQRLSAELGRPVHTFNRRGRGASSEQQGDYTLDVDIRDLDTVMKHTDSTDVFGHSFGGAVALHAARTLPVERLAVYDPAVSVNHSVTADWTVEYERATAAGDDDRALAVLQRGLEAAGPFSSRMPLSMLTLANRLTAGTSMGKQQREMMRTGVREIKAIVAADMPAEPFLQLPLETLIIVGEKSPAYFGVACGQIHDVLSGSSYTILPGFGHDGVIRAPDKLITELSEFFAG
- the lysS gene encoding lysine--tRNA ligase; this translates as MTSQNTPAPKNAPEPLDASEQMRIRMDKRAKLIERGQEAYPVGVERTHSLSEIREKYAHLQADETTGDVVGVTGRVVFVRNTGKLCFATLQEGGTDGKGTRLQAMLSLANVGEEALADWKALVDLGDHVFIQGEVISSRRGELSVMADSWSMASKALRPLPVLHAELNEETRVRQRYVDLMVRDEAREMVYTRAAITRSIRETLFRHSYVEVETPILQLVHGGALARPFETHMNAFDQKMTLRIATELYLKRAVVGGIDRVYDMGRVFRNEGVDSTHSPEFTTLECYEAWADQFVMAERIKEIILDAADAVGAGRVLQTEAGEINLDGDWAWVAVYPGLSEAVGQEITPDTPLEELRAVAEKHEVKVDPKWDAEKLAVELFGEIVEPTLLNPTFVYDYPPSAQPLARPHREDGRLIEAWDLIIGGMERGTAFSELIDPVIQRERLTEQSMHAAAGDAEAMQLDEDFLRALEYGAPPMGGIGLGIDRLVMLFTGAGIRETILFPLLKPEGH
- a CDS encoding alpha/beta fold hydrolase; the encoded protein is METWTVETDDDGGRLEVHSFRPATLTTVNGGTADGTTAQGDPPPAAAPGVVLIHGTLVTDQLYRPFARNLSFLLSRPVHCYNRRGRGRSAEQPDDYSVQTEIRDLAAVMKETGSEDVVAHSYGGFVALQAAREMPLRRLVTYDAAVSLSGNLHHRWRPELEQAVTDGQLNHAWAHLVQGLATAGPLSYLPLGALRMLSIMSARTNVGSEMRELLPTAVKEMRAVLDADAELADFVELATPTLMLSGGWSPGYFSDTGRQLASAVPAIDFAVVPGQLHEGPIRPGKRLAIRIARFLNGTDGTITPWSRKRRRR